One window of the Salvia miltiorrhiza cultivar Shanhuang (shh) chromosome 6, IMPLAD_Smil_shh, whole genome shotgun sequence genome contains the following:
- the LOC130990904 gene encoding uncharacterized protein LOC130990904, producing the protein MLRYKRKLHVVSHLNIGGNVVYDQVTISQHIVQYFSNLFEEDNHADVDIVEIEANIDSVIDDYHNALLTKIPDEDEITATIFGMDASSSPGPDGFSGKFFHHCWGIIKEDIFRAVRTFFQKSYLPNGCNSSRLVLLPKKDEVQSVTDLRPIVLSNFFYKIIPKILATRLSVVSARYVTANQFGFISGRSIHDCIMLGSEGMNCMRRTGGGINMACKIDITKAFDTLRWDFLLKVLRVGGYDSKFVRWIEIILRSARLSILYNSSSHGYFACSRGVRQGDPLSPILFGIAEDVLSSLFHNCVASGHLVPMSMRRGSLFPTHILYADDILVFCKATVDNAATIRNILHFYGSISGQNYSPAKSNIFFSDKVSQSLRRAIEHHLDFRMGALPFQYLGVPLFVGWPRSLLKELDAHCRNFIWTGNAQKKPNCTVAWARICAIKEEGGYLTPFGQTKAVSAPSSIWMSLRSEIPQLISDTYCSVGNGQLVNFWTDDWLGFLMADKCGVPHFMRDFLTQSVAEYFYDGIWHFTQSFADTFPEIVCKILLAPVGDDSDIRYWKPSLHGNVTSAFAFSHHCHRFPKVKWGTWLWEKHIPVVKVDFLDMENNFTKLGSMQNSFDDLLVVKKIGVRPRASPPPDFINVYWWPPVNNWIKVNTDGSALGAPGKIGAGGVFRDKFSWVRGCFHVKGGIGFALEAELLAVITAIQIAHARHWRQLWIESDSTYIVHLLHERSTSVPWRFAAVWKKILLLLKDFQIQISHIYREGNKVADILAADERHEGWWPHEIESYSDRRSANPATARHGGRHHERSTIVVFIGFTLTTPGQHNLENPPPATPTEQQKEEEMEAIGEEGGGRENGGDGSGAEAAEQQRWEAAEQQGIGGGGGRGGRAYAVIITDGAVQAMWNFMLSQLRRCFEFPWLSQVFIQAYII; encoded by the exons ATGTTGAGATACAAGAGAAAACTTCATGTGGTTTCTCACCTTAATATTGGGGGTAATGTGGTTTATGATCAGGTCACGATCAGTCAGCACATTGTGCAATACTTTTCCAATCTTTTTGAAGAGGATAATCATGCTGATGTTGACATTGTGGAGATTGAGGCGAATATTGATTCTGTTATTGATGATTATCATAATGCCCTCCTCACAAAAATCCCGGATGAGGATGAGATCACAGCGACTATTTTTGGTATGGATGCCTCTAGTTCGCCTGGTCCTGACGGCTTCTCTGGAAAGTTCTTTCATCACTGTTGGGGGATTATCAAGGAGGATATCTTTAGGGCGGTTCGCACCTTTTTTCAGAAATCTTACTTACCAAATGGTTGTAATTCAAGCCGTTTGGTTCTGCTCCCCAAGAAAGATGAAGTCCAATCGGTCACGGATCTTAGACCAATTGTGCTCTCTAACTTCTTCTATAAAATTATTCCCAAGATCCTTGCCACGCGATTGAGTGTTGTGTCTGCCAGATATGTGACAGCTAATCAGTTTGGCTTCATTAGTGGTCGTTCGATTCATGATTGCATTATGCTCGGTTCGGAGGGGATGAATTGCATGCGGCGCACCGGGGGTGGCATTAATATGGCATGTAAAATTGACATCACTAAAGCTTTCGATACTCTTCGTTGGGATTTTCTTCTCAAAGTGTTGAGAGTGGGAGGCTATGACAGTAAGTTTGTGAGATGGATTGAAATCATTCTTCGTTCGGCACGTCTCTCTATTTTATATAACAGCAGCTCTCATGGCTATTTTGCTTGCTCCCGGGGTGTTAGGCAAGGTGATCCTCTGTCGCCTATCTTGTTTGGTATTGCTGAAGATGTTCTGAGTTCTCTTTTTCACAATTGTGTTGCTTCCGGTCATCTTGTTCCCATGAGTATGAGACGTGGAAGTCTATTTCCTACGCATATTTTATATGCGGACGACATTCTTGTGTTTTGTAAGGCGACGGTGGATAATGCTGCTACAATCAGGAACATCTTGCATTTTTACGGTTCGATCTCTGGTCAAAATTATAGTCCAGCTAAGTCCAATATCTTCTTTTCTGATAAGGTCTCTCAATCTTTGAGACGGGCCATTGAACATCACCTGGATTTTCGGATGGGGGCTCTGCCTTTTCAGTACCTAGGTGTTCCTCTTTTTGTGGG GTGGCCTCGCTCTCTGTTGAAGGAGTTAGATGCACATTGTCGCAACTTTATCTGGACTGGGAATGCTCAGAAGAAGCCCAACTGCACGGTGGCTTGGGCTAGAATTTGTGCTATCAAAGAGGAAGGTGG GTATCTCACGCCGTTCGGTCAGACTAAAGCGGTATCTGCCCCTTCTTCGATCTGGATGAGTCTCCGCAGCGAAATTCCTCAATTAATCAGTGATACTTATTGTAGTGTCGGTAATGGCCAATTGGTTAACTTCTGGACAGATGATTGGCTGGGTTTTCTGATGGCTGATAAATGTGGTGTGCCTCACTTCATGCGAGATTTTCTTACTCAGTCGGTTGCTGAGTACTTTTATGATGGTATCTGGCATTTTACTCAAAGTTTTGCGGATACCTTCCCTGAGATTGTTTGTAAGATCCTTCTTGCTCCGGTTGGTGATGATTCTGATATTCGATATTGGAAGCCGTCTCTTCATGGGAATGTTACTTCGGCCTTCGCTTTTTCTCATCACTGTCACAGATTTCCTAAAGTCAAATGGGGGACTTGGCTTTGGGAGAAGCATATTCCG GTGGTCAAGGTAGATTTTTTGGATATGGAGAATAATTTCACTAAATTAGGTTCAATGCAAAATTCTTTTGATGATCTTTTGGTGGTTAAAAAGATTGGGGTCAGACCGCGGGCGTCTCCTCCTCCGGACTTTATCAATGTTTATTGGTGGCCTCCCGTCAATAATTGGATTAAGGTTAATACCGACGGCTCGGCGCTTGGTGCTCCTGGCAAGATCGGTGCCGGAGGTGTCTTCAGAGATAAGTTCAGTTGGGTTAGGGGTTGCTTTCATGTGAAAGGAGGCATCGGTTTTGCGTTAGAAGCTGAACTTCTTGCTGTGATTACGGCAATTCAGATTGCTCATGCAAGACACTGGCGTCAACTTTGGATTGAGTCTGACTCAACCTATATCGTGCATCTCCTGCATGAGAGATCAACCTCGGTTCCGTGGCGCTTTGCGGCTGTTTGGAAAAAGATTCTTTTGCTCCTAAAGGATTTCCAAATTCAAATTTCTCATATCTATCGCGAGGGGAATAAAGTGGCTGATATTTTAGCCGCAGATGAGCGACATGAGGGCTGGTGGCCTCATGAGATTGAG TCATATTCGGATCGCAG ATCTGCAAATCCGGCGACGGCGCGGCACGGCGGTCGCCACCACGAGCGTTCTACCATTGTCGTCTTCATCGGCTTCACCCTGACGACGCCGGGGCAGCACAACCTCGAGAATCCTCCGCCTGCGACGCCGACGGAGCAGCAGAAGGAGGAGGAGATGGAGGCGATAGGGGAGGAAGGCGGTGGAAGGGAGAATGGAGGGGATGGCAGCGGAGCAGaagcggcggagcagcagagatgggaggcggcggagcaacaGGGGATTGGGGGAGGCGGCGGGAGAGGGGGGaga GCTTATGCAGTAATAATCACTGATGGAGCTGTGCAGGCCATGTGGAATTTCATGCTTTCTCAGCTGCGTCGGTGCTTTGAGTTCCCCTGGTTGTCCCAGGTCTTCATTCAAGCCTACATTATTTAG